One Zingiber officinale cultivar Zhangliang chromosome 10B, Zo_v1.1, whole genome shotgun sequence genomic window, GTATGTATAAAGGATAGGAGAACATATGTATAAAGGATATGAGAACATTTGAGAAGCCCTCTTCTGAATAAACCAATTCGACGATGACTACCACCGATAAACAAAATGTGATTGTGGCTTTAAACATGATCAGTATGTGAAAGTCTTACTGATGTTGAAAGCATAGCGCTGTTAAAGCATGGTTCCTTTGCTTTAAAGATTCTTTGCCCATACATGTTTGTTCGAGATAAGGTCTGTCTTTGCATTCTTTCACTCAATAATTTTATTGGGATGTCCCACTTTGCTGTGAATAACATGACCTTCTAGAAATGACAGTTTAGACATTTCTTCTCTCGATAAGGTTTGAGCAGTAGTAAACGTGGAAACACAGTTTAATTCTAATTTAaccttgaaaaaaaatttaaaaaaaatagacactGGCGAAGGAGATTGGTTGCTAAATTAGCCcgggaagaaaagaaaggaagatAGCCCGGGCCGGGATTATAAGATTTTTAGCTCTGCTATTGGGTAGagggattttttttctttacaaaaTTTTATGCGATATGTAGACTTAAAATCAACCACTAAGAAAAACAGAAATGTGGCATACTTGAGACGCACTTTATGCTTCTTTTTGAGAACTTAGTGTTTCAGAGCATAATCTGACCAACTGTGTATGTTTTTGCTAATTATTTCTGATCATACAGGAAACACCTACTCTGGAGATGCTCTATGCAACTAAGGGGACGTTTAATTTAAGGGAATAGGAGTAGAGAATggaaatgagaatcattgattgtcattgttaatgtttggattataaaaataggaatgcaaataagggaattaatccttgaaattgggtaataactcattttCATGTACctcccttcaatgagtcattaccatattttcatcaatcaaaatatttccttattccaaaaatacccttgacctaaaactaaaattttcttccttaatatcaaatatcaaaatatatttatttattttttccttcATATCACTTTTCTCTCCTTgttctttctcatcatattttttctctcataattttatcacacactttccctctccttaatctctcttatcatactctctttcctcttttttttctcattacaatttctctctcatcatactttctctctcttcaatctcttccatcgcactctctttattctttttttctcatcatactttctctctcatcatactttctctctcctcaatttctcatcacattttcgctctcatcacactttctctttcctcaatctctcttgtcacactccctccttttttttcctcaacacactttctctctcatcatactttctccctcatcatactttctctcccctCAATCTCTCCcgtcacactcactgttctctttttttctcattacactttctctttcatcatactttctctctcaccatactttctctctcctcacactctctccttattttttctcattatattttctctctcatcacgctctctcctatcacactctcttttctcattttctctcatggcactttctctctcatcgtactttctctctcatcattctctttcatcatatttttctctcacattcatctttctctcccatctaattttttctcttattttcttcaaggataaaaaagaaaattttgatttattccgatagaaaatatgcaactaaccaaacattatttttaagagtcatattcatgctcatactcattcccattccacaatacaatgattcccattccgattcctattcctagaaaAGAACCAAACGTCCCCTAAATGAAAAGGCAAGCCACATTTCTTGTTGACTGTGTTTGATCTTAATTATCTTCGTCTATAATGCTCAAAATAAATTAAAGAGAAGTAATTTTTGTAAGAGGTCTCTTTTCGGTCATTAATTTTGCAGCAGTCTGTAGCTAAAGAGTCTCTCAATTATAAAACTGTGAGGAACATGTTACATGTATTCCATCATCTGTGGTCTTATAACTTGAAATTTCATGTATTGACGATTGATTTTGATCAATTAATGCAAAGGAAGAGAAATTTTTCTCAACGTGTTGATAATGGCAAGATTGGAGATGTGCTCTGCTAAGATTAAGACAAAAGGTGATGAAATTTATTCTGATGTCCGGATGTTcaaacaactcatttaatttctctctttcagTTATTGTTTAGTTCATAATAACTGGACACGACTAAGTGGACAACCGGCCTCTCTAttaattatcttttttttaaaaaaaaaatcttttcttgttttacttgattAAAAATTTCGAGTCTGCTGTTCAATGCCAGGCGCCACAAGACCACGTACAAATGGTGGCAGGTGACTTCTCCATAGCATTGATTTGGGTCTAGTAAGTGAAAGGCTTCTTCATGGTTCCATATGAACATTGACTCTTCCTCTATGTAGATATCCAGACAAACGGATAACAATATCCTCAAACAAATTAGAATGAAGATTAGATTTGCGTCGTCTACTGCGTAAATAATGCACCTGAACAGATTGAATGACATCATCTCCGTTATGGCACCATGGCCGGCCATTGTCCCCATTCCTCTTCCCAATTAAGAACACAGCTGATTAATTAGGTAATGGAAGAAAAAAATTAGTTTAGCTAATAAAGTAGTCTTTTAGTGAAGGGGGCAGGAACTTTCTTTCATGAGCTTTTGGTctgtataaaaaaattatttagttcCTCATAATTaggctttttttttttcattttgtttcTCTAATCGAATACTATATCTTATCCTCAATATATAATTTACAACATAAAAACAAAATATTCATGTCTCTATCAATGCTAACTAAGAGGAGCTATTCATAAATGTGCACGCATGAGATGATCAAAATAATTTACTTTAAATATGCATTTTGATACTAACAAATATTTAGTGTAATGATAAATGCATTAAATTTGGAGCTTTTTTTGTTATCGTTAAAAGTTTAAATCTATATAACAGTGCATTTTGATCCTGCATGGATAGTGACAACAGACAAGAACCAAGTCGCTCGTCGACTGACATTTGGAAATTAGTGTTATATTTCCACAATTGTCTTTAAAAGGCACCTTTCTCTGCCGAATGTTGCGTTCATCGAGTGGTCACATAGCTCTGTGCTTCACACTGTCATGGCCACTGGCGCTCTGCTTTATGGCAATCTGATGACACCGAGTATGAATGCAAGGTCGCCCGCAGCTTGCAGAGCGAGCAAGAACTTGTACCAAGTGCTGGCGCTCGAGCCGGAGAACGTCGACGGGGTCGAGGCGGTCAAGAGAGCCTACCGGAGTATGGCGCGGCGCCACCACCCGGACGTGTGCCCGCTGACGGGGAAGGAGGAGGCGACGAGACTGTTCATTGAGATCAAGAAGGCGTACGACGTGCTATCCAACCCCGTGCTGCGGGAGAAGTACGACCACCAGTTGGGGCTGCCGGATCTAGCGGCGGATAGGGAGCAAGAGAAGAGGAGAGTGCTGTTTCCGAGGGAGGTGTGGATGGAGCAGGTTCAGGAACTGAAGGGGAGGTCGAGGAGACGAGCGAAGAAGAAGGAGATGGGTGCTTTGAAAAAttctgaaattaaaaaaaaaccaaaaaaaacgTTTTTTCTTTTGAATGATTTTGATGAGAACAGTTAATAATTTACAGCTGAATGCATAAGCTAAGAGCTATATAATAACTAAGATATGATTTTCAGTAACTTTCAGTTTCATATATCCTATAAACATGGAAATTTTTGTTTTGTAATTATGGGACTACATATCTTACAAGTGGATTGCAGACATCAATAAGGTGAGCCTTTGACGGTTGAAGTTTGTGAGACGTCGTTGATGTTTTTTGTAAATATAGAAGATGCTTAATCcaccagatttttttttttttaaagttcaaCTGCACCAACCATGCCATGTAGGCTAAGTAGTTTTGACCTCCCTCGGCAGTCAGAACTCGTTCCAGTGAACCCGGGGATCTAAGTAAGTTCTGTTAGATATACGTGAATGGAAAAAGGTTACATGTAAAAAGTTCCACTTGCAGGAGATTTTAATGTCATGTTATGAGTTATAAGGTATATCTAATTTATTAATACAAGCATACTGTAGTTAGGAATAAATACACGAAAAAAGATTCTCTCATACACATGAGCTTGTAGGGATTGTAAATTTAGGACCTAAATTATACTGATCCAAAATTTATACACATCAACAAAAGTTATCCAGATTAATAAATTTGTATTTTACcacgtgatttttttttttttttgttagttgCTCAAAGGTAACAAAATTCATATCTCTGGACATTTTCAATCGGAGAGGCTAATGACAATAAATGGCATTAATTCATCCATTTGAATGCTACAAAAGTCTAAACTCCAATATTAGGAGGTTGTGACCAAGAACAAAGAGAGACCGAAAAAAGTAAGTAAAGATTTTCCTCCACTTTCCTTTTCCCAATTCTGCTCTCCATCATGCATTTTCGCTCGGTATAGTTTATCCATGACAGTAATTCAGATATTTTTTAAGTTCATCACGAACAATCAGTATTTGGTTATGTACATATTTCTACCATAGTATCCTGGGAAATGGACAACCATCATAACTTCGAAGTATAATCAAGAAGGATGAATATGTTTTAAGGAAATTGCATCATGCAAGCCTCGACAACTCTTTCATCCAACCTCGCCACTCTGACTTGATAGTTAGCAACTTGGCACTCGACCAACTCGACACTCGGGTGGCTCGGCAGCTCGGCCAACTCAGTCACTCGATAGTTGGCTAACTCGGCAGTTGACTAACTCAGCACTTGGCCAACTCGACACTCAAGTGACTTAGTAGCTCGACCAACTTAGTGACTTGGCAGTTAGTTGACTCGACACTCAGTGCCTTGGCAACTCAACCAACTTAGTCACTTGACAATTGACTAACTTGACAATCGGTAGTCAACAATCGCAAATACAAGGTAGCCAAGTTTTCCAACTCGCTCAGTCATCTCAAATAGTTCTTCCTTTCTTGCTTAGTAGCATAAGATTATCATCTCAGGTTCATCTCAACATGTATAAAGTTGATTTTTGAAGTAGATTTTGATTCAACAACTATTCCTGCAATCTccgataaataattttcattatggAAGATTGTTCAACAATCTTAAAACAGACTCATTTCTGTTGAGATGACCATGAAAAGTGTTGAGGTGGAATCACCCTAATTGGAAATATTTCAATCAATCACGAGAAAAGGCCAGAGAAGTATTCTGGGTTGAACTTCAAACGATGGTAACAAAAAATGCTCTTCTATCTGACAACACTGAATTTGGTTTGGTTCATAGTCGAAAAACCTCCCAAGTACGCTGAGAATGCTATTGATATCTAAATCATCAGTATAGTAGAGGCATTACCTCATTCTGAGTTCATATGTCAAAACTACATCCTCGCCTTTTTTTGTTGACTTGTTGTATATTGCGTATATAACAAAGAGAACGACTAAAGAGTCGTGGAGTGCCTAGGTAAGAAATACAAGATGGAAAATACGAGGGCTAAGAAGGTTATCATGGGCTGATTCttagactacaagatggttgattcCAAGactatgatcaaccaagtccatAAACTTCAGGTGATCTTGAATAAGATTCATTCAGAAGGTATAGTTCTGAGTGAAATGCTTTAAGTGACTGCTATTATTGAGAATTTGTCTCCCGGATGAAAGGACTTCAATAACTACCTGAAACACAAGCAGAAGGAGATGAACATAaaagaactcattgttagacttcgaaTTAAGGAAGACAAAAATAGTTTCAAAAGAAAGTTATTCTCTCAAGTTACTATGAAAGCCAATGTGGTCAAGCACTATCAAAACTTGAAACAAAAGAATCCTAAGTCTTCCAAAATGAGACTAGATAAGgcataagaaaaataaagttttctAAGAAGTGCTTCAACTCTTACCTAGCCGGTCACAAATCTTTAGAGTGCAAAAAGCTGAAGAAGAAGTAGGAGACCAACCTGAACAAAGAACATGAATGACCTTTGCACCATGGTCTATGAACTAAACTTGGTGGGTTCAGATCCACGACAATAGTGGATTGATATCGATACCACCAAACATATATGCTGCAACAAGAAACTATAccacaactttaaaaaaaaaatcaaagattaGGATAAATTATTCATAGGGAACTCAGAAACCTTAGATATCCTAGGCCAAGGAAAAGTTGTGCTAAAATGATCTCAGGCAAGGTGCTCACTATGAACAAAGTGTTGTATGTTCcagagattcgaaagaatctagtgttTGGATCATTGTTAAGTAAACATGACTTTTCCATTATTTTTGAGTTGGACAGAGTTGTTCTataaaaaaatagtatttttaaaaAAGGATTATGTAATTGATGAGCTAGTCAAGTTCAGTGTAATGGCTATTAGGCCTaaagttaataaaattaaaagctcTTCCATTTATATGATTGACTCTTAGTATTTGCGGTATGGTATATTAtaacatgttaactacgatgcaTTATGTAGATTAATTAACATGCAAAGTATACCTACATTTCACTTTGACCCGAaatacaagtgtgagatttgtgttaaaGTAAAAAATGATAAGGGCatcctttcaatatgttgaaaatgAACCACTTAGTCTAATTTACAAACGTGTGTGAACTAAAAGGTACATCGACACGAGATGAAAATAAGTACTTTATCACCTTTGTAAATGATAACACAATATATTATAATgtatatcttctcaaaagtaaggatgaagttatGGAGAAATTtgttctctataagaatgaggttaaaaaccaacttaataaaaagattaaggtaATTCAAATTGACTGGGACAGTAAATATGTATCATTGTTTGTTGAGTTGTGTGTTAAACATGGAATTTGACACGAAACAATAGTTTCTTATACTCTTGGTAAAATGAAGTTGCTGAGCAGAAAAATCACACTCTAAAGGAGATTATGAATGTTCTTCTGTTGAGCTCTAAACTACATGAGTTCATTTGggagaagctgtgttaacagctaattatcttttaaataagatgccctgaaagaaaataaataagagcccttatgagttatggaatggaagataatcgtcttataaatatttatgaatgtgaCGGTGTCTTGTTAAAGTTTTAGTGTCTGATCTGAAaaagattaagataggaccaaaaatTATTGATtgaatatttattggatatgcacataatagTAGTGCGTATTAGTTTTTTTGTATATGCGACACAAATATCGGATATACACAAGAATTTgataatagaatcaagaaatatCTCATTCTTTGAGTATGTTTTTTCGTATAAGACTTGAGAGGAAACAAGTTCTTCAAAATATACATTTAAAACATAGGagtaagaagaagatgatgaaccaATGGAGGATGAGTTTAGATAAAGTAAAAGAATTTAGGTGGAAAAATCCTATGGAACAAATTTATCACTTTCATATTAGAAAATGTGCCCCAAAGTTATTCAGAAGCAATAAGCTCTTCTGATTGACCTACTAGAAAGAGATAATTACATTTGAGATAAActttatcttgcaaaatcacacttgagaacttgtggatctttcttagggaagtaaaccactaggtgcaaatggatcttcaaaaaaaaattatatggcaCAATTGATGAGTATAAGGCTAGATTGATAATTAAAGGTTACTGACATGTAGAAAACCTTGATTACTTTAATACATATTCTCAtgtgttgaaaataattttcattagagtattgttggctattatTGCTTTATAGAATCTAGAAATATATCAGATGGATATAAAGACAATATTTTCAAATGGGCATTTATAAGAGAAAATCTACATGAAATAACCTGGAAGGTTTTCCATCCTAGGACAGAAAAACATAGTTtctagattggtgaagtcattttacagcttgaaacaagcaccaaaataGTGAcaaaaaatttgataatgccataaaGAAATGTGGATCCAAAATCAATGAATATAATAAATCTGTCTACATGAAAACTACATAGACTAACTATATCGTCTTGTGCCTATATGTATATGACATTCTTATCATTgagaataataatataataatcaaatctactaaagatatgttgaactcaagatttgatatgaaagacatgggtcTAGCGAATGTGATTTTAAATATTAACATTCTTAAAACACTAGAAAGACTTATTCTTAGGCAGTCTCATTATTTGgataaaattattgagaaattcaccaaaggTGATTCTATGTTGGCATGAATGCTGATAGATACGAGCTAATATCTATCAAAGAATCGAGAAGAAAGTATCTCTCAAATATAATACTCTTGAGTGATTGGAAATCTAATATACCTAATAAGTTATATATACATGACTAGACTTAGT contains:
- the LOC122030392 gene encoding uncharacterized J domain-containing protein C3E7.11c-like — translated: MATGALLYGNLMTPSMNARSPAACRASKNLYQVLALEPENVDGVEAVKRAYRSMARRHHPDVCPLTGKEEATRLFIEIKKAYDVLSNPVLREKYDHQLGLPDLAADREQEKRRVLFPREVWMEQEGETASPFHTRIQDLLNGLHAIGQKVENRDIIRSRESKPRRKTEPKSEEEPDSDNDDDDDELTIELVNLVKKLYKKKKGFNKKNVRKIIQSKEAQPKVKFEVTCYGCNQKGHIKANCPN